The following coding sequences lie in one bacterium genomic window:
- a CDS encoding ion channel has product MFTMDIPNKNTRALALKAKLDVPMAILAIIWVVVIVASLILEENNSIKNSLDGLDWIIWFVFLVEYFTLVFLAEEKIYYIRRNILDLIIVFLPALRILRIARALEIFKSATVFSETFRELSLFLHHKKIYNLLFLAFFVTTTGGVLIHLVEAPSNPIFERYAHSFWWAMATMFTFGHSGISPVSSAGQTIGVILALFGAGFALYFAFALVSWIAKRNNSRNLQG; this is encoded by the coding sequence ATGTTCACTATGGATATTCCCAATAAAAACACCCGAGCCCTTGCTCTGAAAGCAAAACTTGATGTTCCTATGGCGATTCTTGCAATCATCTGGGTTGTGGTTATTGTGGCGAGCTTGATTCTCGAAGAAAATAACTCCATAAAAAATTCTCTCGATGGACTTGATTGGATCATTTGGTTTGTTTTTCTTGTCGAATATTTTACACTTGTTTTTCTTGCCGAAGAGAAAATATATTATATTCGCCGCAATATTCTCGATCTCATTATTGTTTTTTTGCCGGCGCTTCGTATTTTGCGTATCGCAAGAGCGCTAGAAATATTCAAAAGCGCAACGGTTTTTTCTGAAACCTTTCGAGAACTATCGCTATTTTTACATCATAAAAAGATTTACAATCTTTTATTCCTGGCATTTTTTGTCACCACTACGGGGGGAGTATTAATTCACCTCGTAGAAGCTCCATCAAACCCAATTTTCGAACGATATGCCCATTCTTTTTGGTGGGCGATGGCCACCATGTTTACATTCGGCCATAGCGGTATTTCCCCAGTGAGTTCTGCCGGTCAAACAATTGGCGTAATTTTAGCGCTTTTTGGTGCGGGTTTTGCCCTTTATTTCGCATTCGCCCTGGTTTCTTGGATTGCCAAGAGAAATAATTCAAGAAATTTACAGGGATAA
- a CDS encoding prepilin-type N-terminal cleavage/methylation domain-containing protein, with amino-acid sequence MIISKKDRGFTILEMLVVIVIMGLISGVVVGIFSGFRNKAYDIKRLSDVEQITTALFLYYKDYGHFPCHSWMGSTQNDGSTDPEWLLPLYEKGYLTGTVQDPEPSKHDYEYWTFHNPGSSSCGQYVYLSIDLDPNKTECPAGTYPADPLGSPGECHILYPRLIPCSDPTLRNTSASTINDCTAIGDPGSWQ; translated from the coding sequence ATGATTATATCCAAGAAAGATAGAGGATTTACTATTTTAGAGATGCTTGTCGTTATTGTAATAATGGGACTTATTTCTGGTGTGGTTGTGGGTATTTTCAGTGGATTTCGGAACAAAGCTTATGACATAAAACGGCTGAGTGATGTGGAACAAATTACCACCGCCCTCTTCCTTTATTATAAAGATTACGGACATTTTCCATGTCACTCGTGGATGGGATCAACGCAAAACGATGGATCCACTGACCCCGAATGGCTCCTTCCACTTTATGAAAAAGGATACTTAACAGGGACCGTTCAGGACCCCGAACCGTCCAAACATGACTATGAATATTGGACATTTCATAATCCCGGCAGTAGTAGTTGCGGTCAATATGTATACCTCTCGATTGACTTAGACCCTAACAAAACAGAGTGCCCTGCTGGCACATATCCAGCCGACCCTCTTGGATCTCCTGGTGAATGTCACATATTATATCCTAGACTCATTCCGTGCTCTGATCCAACACTTCGAAATACCTCTGCATCAACTATTAATGATTGCACTGCGATTGGTGACCCTGGTTCTTGGCAATAA